One Plasmodium knowlesi strain H genome assembly, chromosome: 10 genomic window carries:
- a CDS encoding SICAvar, type I, whose amino-acid sequence MAGKFAGVLAEWYKSTGKNGDAYVKLEKEMKDTFEELGNYLKGASDPTGVAAACSRVPERYWVYTGRSQDKLLCKALLRVVYWMNGLDEWARSRSDGANEKELKEYLRCIIGHAAMIRLLSNKCQVVDIVQAVQKAQANVAGIIDKENLNKKCGWVTLEHMKFSSKFLGKTLVEWVNEQNRAQGWSSTYINWTMCPKKGTWDHGKIEEEKDKSKGILDLVKEKKARELHEKVYQQGSSTSPGSPASAVDPTSPVGPTSPHGSPTASEDILEQFLQNAESCKAEEKDNMQNCLRKKLDLTIGKPCGDSSSNFCSRVDCILKKKKEMNDSSTGKTVTENKVREEIKTEVTSFDSALSNNAARDNDIDTLCKDVKCTNDGNEEHCVRKETCKLIVKALKDIHQIKKEDGSRSDGDRENDRIFKSTIHCMALNALIHKLKKEAEEGGYGCAVEDGIEKAFKVADDNRSVWCKEKVKGSGNEKGSCESCGKDNQCVSTEVGGIKPRDVVLGMLNNDTTPNIQPTLEGLHSQATLCDRLHCAINQWKTTTTAAGTRTTTKAGTGQINDEEFWKEHGPMRTLWEELAEKMKATNGTGNGECDSFETEAEKWACKYLHAGFKQLYEGTSSAGAGNDGVLDNPSFRQTMGCFLLHAYANEMKRKATCNIEKGISTAFTTAGSGKGGTACNGGASGKGPCVPCQWQENILNTCTIKTNGSAPGAGPDSNVENKLKTIVNDQDSKIEEMLTKINERTSLCDHMKCIATHLSSSTGQQHSNTTADNFWKDDVKNLWKELVEEMRKNGTNGQAECNGFDNPSATVACNYLHVAFKKLKELSKSIKTDGTKYPILHKDPSFAQTMGCFLLHSYAKHMQKESICDIEKGIKQAFKAWEPNNTGNCTGNSPCIECKWEGKDYDTCQIKTNGGTGTTVQTAVKEKLEEIVHKDKDPNIKTMLNKINKMKTLCDGLKCIASHLNSTNTQTKQSASIFWTEGGEVGQLWEELSNAMKTNGGNNKSGNVCTEMDDGTTGTGGSRTATNPERKACNYLHAGLKALYNGPTTTATKSSSSTTPLLDNPLLRQTVGCLLLHAYAKQMQGKSQCVITSGLKKAFQNNNTSCTNDSSCIKCEWEDTDYDNCQITTNDKTEIAKTKVQDMVKGGTTLTTTMEEVNKTESLCDKFQCAASNWFKNHSNVNSGTTKNTSCNFWDGAVRTTLQAMFKHIDEKGKTETNAACNDFGDGNPDSVERKACNHITAGLEHINTLSGSGGNDNDQLLARAVGCIALNMYADKIINESKEKCPIHDTKIIEMFNEWNRINNYSCLDSGGSGNGNNNCFVCQRQWEDFKICELSVSNTLINTTSTNGTCSSNNTNRKEVQTELNNLFEDKNTIKMSETLSTINKMDDNFCTQLQCAAKQYHTKTLKKSGTEPVSWENIKSDATEELTALLKDMNDPTKQSAAEQYCSDKDAKWDALGHKKSKTNKAACLLFAAGLKHIYNQKKGQRNGPSFGQTMGCLFLKEYAKQLKKMAEEKRKGNSWVHPLCDIEDGINHAFEKSENIMKETSPCNKNVPNSCFVCTQNGSYDDCKIGNDKVGSKVNKLFKDPTKQTHMQQTLENTVCPILLTDLLTPFLPLAPVSIGLSAMAYYLWKYFGPLGKGGPRFRRSPAEIPGPSIQDHVLGHVDEGAAHEYRLVKERKPRSAPTRTKRSGRVNRRTIIEIHFEVLDECQKGDTQLNQKDFLELLVQEFMGSEFMEEEQVPKEEVLMEPVPMELVPNLGSGFMV is encoded by the exons ATGGCTGGGAAATTCGCAGGAGTATTGGCAGAATGGTACAAGAGTACGGGGAAAAATGGCGATGCCTAT GTGAAATTggagaaagaaatgaaggatACGTTTGAAGAATTGGGTAATTACTTGAAAGGGGCGAGCGATCCAACAGGAGTGGCAGCCGCATGTTCGAGGGTACCCGAAAGGTACTGGGTCTATACAGGAAGGAGCCAGGACAAATTACTTTGCAAGGCTCTACTGAGAGTAGTATATTGGATGAATGGATTAGATGAGTGGGCCCGCAGCAGGAGTGATGGggcaaatgaaaaggaactaAAGGAATATTTAAGGTGTATAATAGGACACGCAGCTATGATAAGACTTCTAAGTAATAAATGTCAAGTGGTGGATATTGTACAAGCAGTTCAGAAGGCTCAGGCAAATGTAGCAGGGATCATTGATAAAGAAAATCTTAATAAAAAGTGCGGATGGGTTACATTAGAACATATGAAATTCAGTTCAAAATTTTTGGGCAAAACCTTGGTAGAATGGGTAAACGAACAAAACAGGGCACAGGGATGGTCAAGTACGTACATTAATTGGACAATGTGCCCGAAGAAGGGGACATGGGATCATGGAAaaatagaggaagaaaaagataaaagtaAGGGAATTCTGGATTTggtaaaggagaagaaggccaGGGAATTACACGAAAAAGTTTATCAGCAGGGGAGTTCAACGTCGCCTGGAAGTCCAGCGTCTGCCGTTGATCCGACGTCCCCTGTTGGTCCGACGTCTCCCCACGGAAGTCCAACTGCATCGGAAGACATATTAGAACAATTCCTGCAGAACGCAGAATCGTGtaaagcagaagaaaaagataacATGCAGAACTGTCTAAGGAAAAAACTGGACTTAACAATAG GTAAACCATGTGGTGACAGCAGTAGTAATTTCTGTAGTCGTGTGGATTGCAtattgaagaagaagaaggaaatgaatgACAGTTCTACAGGGAAGACGGTAACAGAG AATAAAGTGcgggaggaaataaaaacggAAGTCACCTCATTCGACAGCGCCCTGTCTAACAATGCGGCAAGGGACAACGATATAGACACTCTGTGCAAGGACGTTAAATGTACCAACGACGGTAATGAAGAGCACTGTGTGAGGAAGGAAACATGCAAACTTATTGTTAAAGCACTAAAGGACATACATCAAATCAAGAAAGAAGACGGATCCCGTTCTGATGGGGACAGAGAGAATGACCGAATATTTAAATCTACCATTCACTGTATGGCGCTTAATGCCCTTATACACAAATTGAAGAAAGAGGCGGAAGAAGGTGGTTATGGTTGTGCCGTCGAAGACGGCATAGAGAAGGCCTTTAAGGTGGCAGATGATAATCGCAGTGTGTGGTGTAAGGAGAAAGTTAAGGGGAGTGGTAATGAGAAGGGTTCCTGTGAGTCATGCGGGAAGGACAATCAGTGCGTCAGTACTGAAGTGGGGGGAATTAAGCCCAGGGATGTAGTGTTGGGTATGTTAAACAACGACACCACccccaacatacaaccaacattagAGGGATTACATAGTCAAGCCACTTTATGTGATCGTCTACACTGTGCTATAAACCAATGGAagacaacaacaacagcagCAGGAacaagaacaacaacaaaagcAGGAACAGGACAAATCAACGAC GAAGAATTTTGGAAAGAGCATGGCCCCATGAGGACATTGTGGGAAGAATTGGCagagaaaatgaaggcaACTAATGGAACAGGGAATGGAGAATGTGACTCATTTGAAACTGAAGCTGAGAAGTGGGCATGCaagtatttgcatgccggcttcaaACAACTGTACGAGGGAACTTCGTCAGCAGGAGCTGGTAACGATGGAGTTCTagacaacccatcgtttagacaaacgatgggttgtttcttacttcacgcctatgcaaatgaaatgaaaaggaaggcaACTTGTAATATTGAAAAAGGGATAAGCACAGCTTTCACAACTGCTGGTAGTGGTAAGGGTGGTACTGCTTGCAATGGTGGTGCCAGTGGCAAGGGAccttgtgtcccttgccaatggCAAGAAAACATCCTTAACACTTGCAcaattaaaacaaatggcAGCGCCCCGGGCGCTGGCCCAGATTCGAATGTAGAGAACAAATTAAAGACCATCGTCAATGACCAGGACTccaaaatagaagaaatgctaactaaaataaatgaaaggaCTTCTTTATGTGACCATATGAAATGTATAGCAACCCATTTAAGTTCCTCTACCGGACAACAACACTCAAATACAACTGCG GACAACTTCTGGAAGGATGATGTTAAGAACTTGTGGAAAGAATTGGTAGAGGAAATGAGGAAGAATGGAACAAATGGGCAAGCTGAATGTAATGGATTCGATAATCCATCTGCGACAgtggcatgcaattatttgcatgtcGCCTTCAAGAAATTAAAGGAACTTTCAAAGTCCATAAAGACTGACGGCACTAAGTACCCAATCCTGCATAAAGACCCATCATTTgcacaaacgatgggttgtttcttacttcattccTATGCAAAACATATGCAGAAGGAGTCCATTTGTGATAttgaaaaagggataaaacAGGCATTCAAAGCATGGGAACCAAATAATACTGGTAATTGCACGGGCAATAGCCCGTGCATTGAATGTAAATGGGAGGGTAAGGACTATGACACTTGccaaattaaaacaaatggagGCACTGGCACCACAGTCCAGACGGCAGTAAAGGAGAAATTGGAAGAAATTGTCCATAAAGACAAGGACCCCAACATTAAGACAATgctaaataaaataaataaaatgaagactTTATGTGATGGTTTAaaatgtatagcatcccaCTTAAATTCCACAAACACACAAACGAAGCAGAGTGCG AGCATATTTTGGACGGAAGGCGGCGAAGTGGGACAACTGTGGGAAGAACTATCCAACGCCATGAAAACAAATGGGGGTAATAACAAAAGTGGAAATGTATGTACTGAAATGGATGATGGCACCACTGGCACTGGTGGCAGTAGAACTGCCACCAACCCAGaaaggaaggcatgcaattatttgcatgccggtctAAAGGCATTGTACAATGGTCCGACGACGACGGCGACGAAGTCGTCGTCGTCGACGACTCCATTGTTggacaacccactgttaagacaaacagtgggttgcttattacttcacgcttatgcaaaacaaatgcaAGGTAAATCCCAATGTGTTATCACTTCCGGTTTAAAGAAGGCAtttcaaaataataatactTCATGCACGAACGATAGTTCgtgcattaaatgtgaatGGGAAGACACCGACTATGACAACTGCCAAATTACCACAAATGACAAAACTGAGATTGCAAAAACCAAAGTTCAAGACATGGTGAAGGGCGGCACAACTCTAACTACCACCATGGAAGAAGTAAACAAAACAGAGTCCTTATGTGATAAATTCCAATGTGCCGCATCCAATTGGTTCAAAAACCACAGTAACGTTAATAGTGGTACTACTAAGAACACTtcg tGTAACTTTTGGGATGGCGCAGTTAGGACAACATTGCAAGCGATGTTCAAGCACATcgatgaaaaaggaaagaccGAAACTAATGCTGCATGCAATGactttggtgatggtaatcctgatagtgttgaaagaaaagcatgtaatcatatcacagcaggtttaGAACACATTAACACACTTAGTGGTAGTGGTGGTAATGATAATGACCAACTGCTCGCTcgagcagttggttgtattgctcttaacatgtacgcagataaaataattaacgaATCGAAAGAGAAATGTCCCATTCATGatacaaaaataatagaaATGTTTAATGAATGGAATAGAATTAATAATTATTCGTGTTTGGACTCTGGTGGTAGTGGTAATGGTAATAATAATTGTTTCGTTTGCCAAAGGCAATGGGAAGACTTTAAGATTTGCGAACTAAGTGTTTCCAACACTTTGATTAATACAACATCAACAAATGGAACTTGCTCTTCTAACAACACCAACAGAAAAGAAGTCCAAACTGAATTAAACAATCTCTTCGAAGACAAAAATACCATCAAAATGAGCGAAACATTATCcaccataaataaaatggacgacaatttctgtactcaactccaatgcgcagcaaaaCAGTACCATACCAAAACATTAAAGAAGAGTGGGACAGAACCTGTATCTTGG gAAAACATCAAAAGTGACGCCACGGAGGAATTAACTGCACTTTTAAAAGATATGAACGACCCTACAAAGCAGTCGGCTGCTGAACAGTACTGCAGTGACAAAGACGCTAAATGGGATGCTTTAGGCcataaaaaaagcaaaacaaataaagcagcttgtttgcttttcgctgcaggattaaagcacatttataaCCAAAAGAAGGGCCAAAGGaatggcccatcgtttggacaaacgatgggttgtttatttcttaaagaatatgcaaaacaattaaaaaaaatggcagaagagaagagaaaaggaaatagttgggtacatcctctttgtgacatagaggatggtataaatcacgcttttgaaaaaagtgagAACATTATGAAAGAAACATCTCCATGCAACAAGAATGttcctaattcttgttttgtgtgcacacaaaacggAAGTTATGATGATTGTAAAATTGGCAATGACAAAGTAGGAAGTAAAGTTAATAAATTATTCAAAGATCCGACGAAACAAACccatatgcaacaaacattagagaatacagtctgtcccatccttcttacggatctccttaccccttttcttcctttggctcctgtctctattggtctttctgctatggcttattacctttggaag
- a CDS encoding KIR-like protein: protein MAQEEKKCWWKESSKSRYEELEKAAQDNRTCSDCNATVKSVLGGALAEYGSLEKAVPNIMNAWCYLNKKTEDERSKYCDIFYYWLGSLILNTPNSRISIPNVVMETIYDKLQAWKNMDNCRRTIPKVTKDDFERLKALYHYTQDYNHLGDKINTVDGSCPKEYEGFLKEINRTYTDRGGRCTYRGFRKDEYCEEIEKIISGAPGTIENPSNLLSPLDRRLTPLTNGELEHVPEQLPANPTEEEKHTSHEQAQEEISPVEEASGVTATTATPSVISDQEGVKGETDPSYSQGHDISGHTHGDSHSSTANNGGSGAAASGSAGGVPGFSTPAETTTGTLTEQSPPEEPGIGPYGMRDSRGNHRGPSSPLSVTTETNGTQHVTTEAQRTQLAVTETWTSEKSSNMAIDLMVGLTKGIVVPSTPVLLATWALTLLISIAVLLCKYTSLFRAKSNSPLKRRKRKCTVEPELNTSLGSSASATEHSTESGSITASRTVDDSASGDDSIEEDDKHAHDDEDDDVVKDDSSSSLCSTRS, encoded by the exons atggcacaagaG GAAAAGAAATGCTggtggaaggaaagttcCAAATCCCGATATGAGGAACTAGAGAAAGCAGCACAGGATAATAGAACATGTAGTGATTGCAACGCCACAGTAAAAAGCGTCTTGGGGGGTGCTCTGGCGGAATATGGTTCGTTGGAAAAGGCAGTTCCGAATATTATGAATGCCTGGTGTTATTTAAATAAGAAGACCGAAGATGAGAGATCTAAGTATTGTGACATCTTTTATTATTGGCTTGGTAGTTTAATTCTGAACACACCTAATAGCCGTATATCCATCCCGAATGTTGTTATGGAAACAATTTACGATAAACTGCAGGcatggaaaaatatggatAATTGCAGAAGGACCATCCCAAAGGTGACGAAGGATGATTTTGAACGTCTAAAAGCTCTGTACCACTATACACAGGACTATAATCATttaggggacaaaataaatacgGTAGATGGGTCATGTCCTAAAGAATACGAAGGATTCCTGAAGGAGATTAATAGAACTTATACAGatagaggaggaagatgtaCATACCGTGGCTTCCGCAAGGATGAATACTGCGAAgaaatagagaaaataataaGTGGTGCCCCCGGCACAATTGAGAACCCATCAAACCTATTATCCCCGTTGGACAGGAGGCTGACTCCTTTAACAAATGGAGAACTGGAGCATGTGCCCGAACAATTACCCGCTAATCCaacggaagaagaaaaacatacaA GCCATGAGCAGGCACAAGAGGAAATCTCCCCTGTGGAAGAAGCATCTGGTGTGACCGCGACGACTGCCACCCCCAGTGTAATCA GCGATCAAGAAGGTGTAAAGGGTGAAACAGATCCTTCATATTCACAGGGCCACGATATTAGTGGCCACACTCATGGTGATAGTCACAGCAGTACTGCCAATAATGGAGGTAGTGGTGCTGCGGCATCCGGTTCAGCTGGCGGTGTTCCTGGTTTCAGCACTCCCGCTGAAACGACTACAGGAACTCTTACGGAACAATCCCCACCTGAGGAACCAGGAATCGGACCCTATGGTATGCGTGATTCGAGGGGCAACCACAGGGGTCCTAGTTCTCCACTTTCTGTAACAACCGAAACCAACGGAACACAACACGTTACAACGGAAGCCCAAAGAACACAACTCGCAGTGACGGAAACTTGGACATCTGAAAAGAGTAGTAACATGGCTATAGATCTGATGGTAGGTCTAACGAAGGGTATAGTTGTCCCAAGCACTCCTGTTCTACTTGCTACGTGGGCTCTGACATTATTGATCTCCATTGCCGTTCTCCTATGCAAG TATACTTCCTTATTCCGTGCGAAAAGTAATTCCCCtcttaaaagaagaaagcgaAAATGTACCGTAGAGCCTGAATTGAACACATCATTAGGGTCGAGTGCTTCAGCAACAGAACATTCCACAGAAAGTGGATCAATAACGGCTTCTAGAACAGTGGACGACTCAGCATCGGGGGACGATTCAATAGAGGAAGATGATAAGCATGCCCACGACGACGAAGATGATGATGTTGTGAAGGAcgattcttcctcttctttgtGCAGTACACGAtcgtaa